The nucleotide sequence ttgccctataaagttacagaggcttttaatatagccacgttttaatatataccaataaataataaatactgcaataaacgcataaataaattcagacattgatacaaaaaccgctctaaatatatatatatatatatatatatatgtataaataataaattacaataatattcaaataaaaggtagtgaaaattaatgtcactctaaaacatcttgattacacccgggtgattttattttacgacgcttcatggcaagcttgatggaaggttcgataaaaatgagtacgaggacgcaacatacactcgacgtgggaattagggtcttttggcaaaagttatttttaaattgttcactgttatggtgggcaaagtttatatcaacgccccggggttacaggggcaaaagttcggagccggaatcacttacttggattgaacgttgtacgtcgcatcccaccccggacctcctggcccggagtttagccggctgtactttagcacacatgctaaatgcttcattaacgaaaaatgtagcgtggactcttcatcctcttggcagcacccgccacAATCTAAGTATTTCCCGAAGCTCAatatacgtcagctgatttatgttcaaaaatattcacgagtccccgccggcccaataccacaagccatcaccgcgctcgtcacgcccgaagcgcatacacgttcaccacggcgatcagctgacgactccctcatacagctcattccgtccctcttgacgtatttcccccaccaccttattgccttggaacagtccatttgaaTGTTCACGGGGGGAAGCGtcgtacaccgtattatgattcaaagtccaaaacgatataattaaatatcaagaaactaaaccatttaaaaaaaaacataatataaaatcatatttaaaaataagattaacaaaacttataaaagaccaatacttataaaaaaaggaaaagggcaaatactaaaactaaaattacgtcacagccataattcaaaattaattaaaataaatataaaatcaagtggccatgccacctatggccacatagggtagggtgggagtaacactCCAGTTCGTTTTATTTACATTCCATAGCTTATTTCAAACggaactgctagggatcactccctgttgtttgatcgggaaggtgttagagcttcggcaatgaccagcggctggggccaccaacccagcatagtcaccgcctcaacCTCTGTATATACCGCACtgagctaaccagacagttggctgtgtcctgagccctaagactttatcagcactgctggatGGTTAGATTATGATTTTCACAAGATCTATGAGCTGTGCGCACCTGGGCTCAGTACCTACTTCCTTCAGGACAGAATAGTTGGAAATTTGATATAACTAGTGAGctaaacttttgaaaaataaagATCAGATAATCTGGCTGTTGAGCCAAACGAAACGACCCACGTTCGATTCCCGCCAGGTCAGGGACTTTTCAACTGTGGAAGATATCCTTCTCAGGCCTTGCACTTAGTGTTGTGTGTTGTATCTACAACTCCGTACACCGGGAGGCAATGGTTATCACATCACCCAGCCAGTAGATTGAATCAGCCACAAAACATTAGGACACACGTTACTGGAATTACAGAAGATGCAATAAGCCATTACTCAATAGAACAGCATTGCTGGAAGTACATTAATTGCTATTAACCACTAATCATTATAACATAGTTTTATGCATATCAAGTAGATGCAATCAGCCACTATAAGCATTGAATCACACATTTATGGAAGTTCAGTATATACAATCAGTCATTTAGCATTAGAACACACGTTTCTGGAAAGTATATTAATTGCAATCAGCCACTAATCATTAGAACACATTTTTCAGCATATACGGTAGATGTAATCATCCACTAATCATTCAAATACACTTTTCTGGAAgtacagtaaatgcaatcagCCACTAATCATTATAACTGGAGTTTCTGGAAGTACTGTACACGCAATCAGCCACTAATCATTTTAACTGGAGTTGCTGGAATTACTGTACATGCAATCAGCCAGTAATCATTATAACTGGAGTTTCTGGAAGTACAGTAGATGCAATCAGCCAGTAATGATTATAACTGGAGTGGCTGGAAGTACAGTAGATGCAATCAGCCAGTAATCATTATAACTGGAGTGGCTGGAATAACAGCAGATGCAATCAGCCAGTAATCATTATAACTGGAGTTGATGGAAGAACAGTAGATGCAATCAGCCAGTGATCATTATAAATAGACTTTCTGGAAGTACAGTAGATGCAATCAGCCAGTGATCATTATAAATGGACTTTCTGGAAGTACAGTAGATGCAATCAGCCAGTGATCATTATAAATGGACTTTCTGGAAGTACAGTAGATGCAATCAGCCAGTAATCATTATAACTGGAGTGGCTGGAAGAACAGTATATGCAATCAGCCAGTAATAATTGTAACTGGACTTTCTGGAAGTACAGTAGATGCAATCAGCCAGTAATCATTGTAACTGTAGTCGGAGGAAGAACTGTATAGCTGTAGTCGGAGGAGTAACTAGAGCGGCGTTGTGCTCCAGGCAAGGACAACCCGCAGGCGTCCACGCTGCACGGCCGGCCCAAGGACCACCACGTGGACGCCACGCCCGCGCCGGGGGACTACAGCCCGGAGAAGCTGGTGCTCGACCACTCGCCCAAGTACACCTTCGGCCTCAAGACCCAGCTGGACAAGCCCAGCACCACCCCAGGTACTATCTCTAGCTGCCCCATCCAGGGCAGCTCCTTCATCGGGCTACTGCGAGGTTTCACTGGTGAAATAAcacatgggaagccttcttttcacagacgagagagccaacacccgaagttccccgaagttccccgaagttcatgcttttttcccccgtatatttaatgtagctatcctaaccaaatcaaccgtccacaatgttttaaagtatttataatttagctaacctaacctaattgatagagaccggaaaaattcgcggattcatttaacgagatgatagaatccaaacaactgtacctttatattgctcctctgattggttcacagtttatctgaaggactttgagccaatgaaaaaccttcaaccaaaaaagcatcgaatcgcaagcgtcccagttgacaggtatcacaagtcagtagccaatgagcaggtggcatttgacagagtgtgtaggggattatggagtctatcctagaggtcatccaaagcgcgtatttttccagtctctattaattgaacattagtatccttttatcaacaccgccatatttatttacaatgaacaaaaaaaaaaaaccgaagatgcacgatcgagagtttggctctctcgtctgtgaaagaagGCCTCCCATAACACATACACATAGTCCCATGACAACTTTCGCGAATCTGAATGAAGCTTTCAACATTCATATCTAAAgtttattagttaaaaaaaaggaacTTTAACAATCTTTAGTCAAGAATACTCTGAGCGTGATGAGTAGgtctgtttccatatttcgtaAACACCTAAGTGAAGATCTTCAATAAAAGTGTATGGTGTGGGTGTCTTTTCTAAAATTGAAGGCACGCTCAATGTAACACGAACATTGAacaaataactgaaaataatagtcttgcataattttttttttatttgtaaaactttATAATTGTTCTCATTTGCAAGGTAAGCATgatgttaataaaaatttttgtcaagagtgtacttttttaattttcaagttttCATATTCACTTCTTTGCCCACTCGTTTAAAAATTCTCAAGAAATTATATAGCTCAGTGAGAAACATATACATTGCTTTTAAAtcgcacaaatttattttaaacatacagAAAGTTGCATTTAAATGTTGAGTGCCTTTATAAGTATAATCATCAAAAACCTATAAAACACGAACAGGCCATAATATCAAATGTTACTGGCTTATAATTTTATCGTACATAAacttttattacaaaacaaaacagcgCGTTTTAGTATGACTACAGAGTGATTTATTAACGCACCcgacaatataattatttaatgagtttGCGACAAAAAGACGCAATAAACATTTCATGGCCAAGAACTGAAGTCTTGAAAGGATAAATTATATGTAATTCACTTCTATATCTGAACACTCAGCGATGATTACGTCTGCAATCAAATGCGCAACAGGCATTTCTCTTTAAGGAAAAGGCACGCAAGGACACTTTCAACTGCCTTTTTTTTATAGACACCACGTGCTTAAATGCTCTGCAGTTATCTCCTTAAGCGACGATAGTTGAATGTAAGTTCACATCGTAGTAATGTCGCCCAAAGTGTCTTTTATAATTTTCTACTTTATGGTACTACCTCCGATTTGGTCACTGATTGGATTAACTTAATAGCTGAGCTTTAGAAGGTATGAGCTTTTAAATGAAATGAGAAAAAGCCTTTTTGATAGcaattatgtaaatataaatcCAATTTAAAAGTAAGAGCACATATATGATTGCTAATGACTGGTACTGTTTGTAGaggttttttaatgtaaattaataaaatatattttttgaaaattctcTTCTTCCCAAACCACAGAATATTTACCAAATCTCATGTAATATAACAGGAATTTACATTTTATGAATCTGTAGCCACCCAAGCTGGTTAACGTGAACTAAAGCTATACAGGATGGTATCTATGTTTGCATGTCCACAGCTCTTGCAACGAACAAGAGATTCTCGTGAAACAATTTGACATAAttatacaaattaataataatttgacaGTTTCACAGATTTCGAACGTTTtcgagtagttttcaaaatttattgtttaatgCTTGGTCTCGcatgccatgttaatttttttttcactttttcatcCTTAAAATTCTTTAAGGGTATTTCTGGCATTTTAACTCTATACCTCCACTGCTTTGGTTTTTCTGCCACAAAAATTTTCAGCTGATgtttacttagtgtaatatcatgggtgtaaaatggGGTGCAATTATTCGTGATTTCTGTCACGCCATTTTTTTACAGCCGTAATATTACACTAAGTTAACGTCTATAGAAAATTTGTGTGGCAGAAAAACTGATGCAGTGGAGGTATCGaagtaaaatttcataaatagtcATTctataaaagtaatgacaaacaTGAAAAAGAAATTGGTGTATGAAATTAGGCCTTTCTTATCTGGATAGCaaaacattttgttggttttaGTGAAAATTGAACGTCTATTACTTGTTAATGTGTTTTTAACTTCTTTGTTTAAACATTTAACCATACTCACTTCATGATGGCAATTTTTTCCATTGTTCCTAGCAGCTAGGGTTTGTTTTGCTAATCAACTTCTAACCAAAGTGACATTCTTTAGAACAGATACCCACTCCATGCACACCCCAGCATGTTTCTCCCACTGTGTTTAGTTAATACGTCAGAAATTATCTCATTGTCGACGAGAGTTTAAAGTCCAGGAGGTGGCCTTCCACACTGTGCGAAACTGCTCTTTGTTCAGCCATGGTGTGTGCATGTTTGTGCATCCATGGAGTGTATCATGTTTGTCCATCCATGGAGTGTCGTATGTTTCCGAGGAAGCTTAAACATTGATTAAACTTTAGTACATATGTTGTGGAAACAGTTTGAGATGACCGTGTTACTTGGAAGTTATTGTGTTCATGACGAACATTATGATTCATAGTTACAAGCCATCATCAGGCTAGGTGAAACACTATCTCCACAATGTTTCGGGTGTCGCTATGTGGTGATGGTGCGGTAGAAATGAACTTCAACTAAACATGTACAATTACAAGTTATGTATGAGTTATGATTAtgaatgtgtaacatcttaggtctcggtaaaggcattttgtaggagtaatttcgtgaatggaacggaagtagaatgaacgaaaatgtgtaaccacggtgctgccatctgtggcggatggcacagaaattttgaaaagatggcggacccgcatgATTCATTCGTATATATTGCTTTCATGAACATCGCAAAATATAAAACATGTATAGgtatttacaaataaaactaaTAGTAAAGCTATCTTTTAATACTTTAATTTGttgtaagtaataataataataaaaagagatGACAACATAAAATGACGCAACAAAAATTTGACAACCATAGTTAACACTGAAACGTCATATTGTAGAGACACAAGCAATTTCACAGCCTACATATATTCAATGCCATAAAAAAAATCgtgataaaattttttattgttatatattaaatgttgaatcagatcAACGAGGTTAAGGTTTATTTGCAgcagtatttacagactgattttagccgtttaagcaaaaacatatacttagtgttatgttacgtttttaaaaattgtttcacaaattTCGTCCACAAGCttcgtgttaaatttttgtattttcaacacgagaacacgtgcaTTTTTCAAGCCTTTTTATTCACTTTTATCTGAATGATTTGATAGTTTAATTATAGCGgccggcggatgcggaaactacgtgtgtgaTTCACATCAAGAgacgtatttgaaaacacaaaaacATGAGCACCCATGGATCTGTTCGTTATCGAGTTAAGATGTtgacacatctctggcgagtactgagagacAAGGTGTTCGGTAGGACGCGAGGGGCGGTTGTCTGAAGGGCGGACCGGGGAATGTTGTCGCGCAGCTCCCAACGTGTACAACATCCCGAGCGTGCTGGGGCACTCGAAGGAGGGCAACATGAAGGCGGCCCCGGCCTTCACCATCTCGGGCCGCCAGAAGGAGCACCCCGACGACCGCGTGCTCACCCCTGGCCCGGGCACCTACGACAACGCCAAGCCGGAGAACTACAAGTCGCGCTCGCCCGCCTACTCCATCAGCTCGCGCTACCAGCTGCCCTCCGACTCGACGCAGAAGCCCGGTCCGGGCGCCCACTACCCGGAGAAGGTACCTCGACCTGCCCCCTTCCCCCTACcccaccaccaacaccaccaccaccacccagcTCGTTCCTTCAGCAGCTTCCTTGAGGCTCCGTAAGGCTCCACCAAAGTTCAGGTTCAAAgtcacgttcagttccgagttgcaagtcgaacaaacggcggaaaattccgttttgccacgcctcaaccatttcaattcttgctcccattctttacgataacgctgtttataaagtgacctgtccACGGAGAAGCCTTtcgttttttctccatcacaatcagctaagaccaaaacagtggcgtagcgtgggtggggcggagggggcggcccgccccaggcggcagcccgcgggggcgggtcgccggtgaagcgggttgagatctgatctatgattcattcattacatgtgtcagacacactataatgttccatttttatctaaaattttgcgcaccaactattttttaatatttatttaaaagaaaaactgcgaaatcaatgacagagctctttataacgtttgtttgtttacataggaacggcaacatcgcatcacgccgcgccgcccggcgcgcgcgagccgagttgagcggcactccttattatgttaattactcatacaaaatcttttgtttcacgcgtcggcccgtatcgatgcctctctttcgcactcattgaatttagtactacgcattgtactgtaaagtttgaccttaacccagggcaaaccaaacaacttccgcaaaccgggacacagtaaaactcatatattgccccgtaccgcgagcgcaggtaaacccaaaaaaatattaaaacccaaactaatagcaggcttaaaaaatactaataaggttgcgaacagtgagaggaggcagcaagttaaaaagacacaaaatttatatgacaacatttaatatatatatatatatatatatatatatatcataaaatcgtttcatcacaaatcggtgcatccatcataaaatacataccctattactacttataaaaatagctatataataatactaaaaaaatactttaacaattcccccgaaaaattataatttaatcatatacttcggagctccgaaaattaaatataattaccaaaaaggcgttaaaaatatataagaacataactccgatagactatcaaacgtgactatattgtcgattgaacaagaattggctgctaatattgattttgacaaagttatttctgacttcgctgctcataaggcccgtagaatccgcttgtaaaaccgctcatcctattttaacttcaatattaggtacctcattgcatgtgaaatttaattttaattaagcacctatagaatgggggcggcaaaatgggtttctcgccccaggcgccgagatggcacgctacgccactggaccaaaaactactacttaaatcacggaagaagtttgtaaacaaatgccgcaTCTAAAACTTTGTAATGGTAAAGAATAccaatgtttactgacgccatgacacttcttagcgtttgactcaacaaacaaaaaacatttaccccgaaaccatagatattgtTCGATCCAAAAAAGTGCGTTGCCATCGAACGACGTAACCCAGCCCATGGGACATTTAGCCTGTCACACAGCTCCCCGGCTGTCGCGGGCAACAAGTACCTCAAGGggtatattgaatttttttaaatctttttttgctataattctaatttttcaaCTATTcatcccaaatttttttttggaatgtcaAGGCATacatcatatctcccagaccttctctACCTTGTTGCAACCGCATATTTACTAACATAGCTATTTCACGACAAGAAGCCAAAGCTACGTCCTATGACATTacacactaaaaataaataaattagaacgGAAGCTTTATTGCTAGCGATGTCAAACTATTTGAAATTTCAAGATGGACAGGCCTAATCCTCCTTAACAATAATTCCTGTTGTAAAAAAGTCAAGCTGTGTGACAAACTGTTTCGAATGGATTCGATCAGTATTGGGGCAAGTAAAGAAGACACGATGAGGTATGGATCACAAAACACCTCTGTTGTTTGGGGTTGTGGAGGGGTTGGGATATTTGGGGTATGGAATTTAGCACGGTCAGTACAGCAGGACAGTTCTCTAACAGCAACCTAAATCCGAACTGTGATTTGTTAGAtacttgcaaaattcgcgtaaCTATTTGTTTAAAGCTTAGATAGAAAACATTTGTGCACCTTTGTTGTTGGATCACACACAATTTGACGCTCTGCGAACGACTGGAGACCAATGAAAAACACTTGACAATCATCTTACCGAGTCATGTGAGACCCTGAAGACAAAGTTATCtccgacagcagccaatgaatgaccaCCTGACATTGTATTGCTTATGCGAAAGTCACTTCGATTCTTTTCTGCCcccagaaaataaaattaattttttccagttATCTAGTGATTTAAATCAGTGAAATTGTtagtaactgaaaaaaaaacatgcggTTGTTACTGGCTGGTGAATCAGTGAACTTAATTTAGAACATAAGGTAAAAGAAGTTTACTCTCGGGAAAATTAGTGCAATGCACTGATAAAACAGTGACATTCAGTTACAGAAAAAAATGCAGGAATCTACTGAGTCAAGTGACGTggattaaaccattttttttaaaataaattttactgatTTTGACCAGTTTCCACTAATTTGAATTTAGAGAGCAGGCTATAATCCTTGAGCTCAAGCCACGTCTGCATGGCTAcgtcataatatatatatataaccactaaattaagtgaaaaaaatattttatggaggtaatttatgatttttttgtctttgAATATTCTGTAACATTGACCTTCAATTGCTGTAATCCATTTAAGCTGTAcaaagatatattttatttaaagaaaaaggtataattttaaaaatctacaagtaaaaaaaaaattgctcgaaaatatcaaataataagtTTAGGTGTACAAACATTTGGAATCTAGACTgtagccaaataaaaaaaaaaatttttcaagtctattttttttatgaaatgtacAATAATTCCTTGTGGGTCTTGTTTTATACCATAAACGTGTGCTGTGTTAAAACAACTAAAAGGGTCTTGCGTTGATAGTGCGGTGGGAGGAAAACAGagaagtaaaaaatataattttactgacAGAAATATATTACGTTTGGGACATAATTGAGACAGTCCATAATTATCTGTACAACCTTTATAAAACGATGAAAATACCTTCTCTTCAGTACAGTTTTAAGACAGCTAAAGGACATAGTTTTCTCAATTTTATTAATCTCTCACAGgcgcatatttatttatttaaaaatttcatactAATTTAGCTGTCTCTAATCCGTATTACCAATTTCCTTCTTTTGCatcttgaaattatttaattcatcACTGTCTTGTATActgtttataatatataattaataattgaggttatttttgtattttttatgattatttccaaatatattttgaaattttatatttatatacagcaaaatagtaaaatataaatattttgattattttctgCTGAAACTCCTACTGTTTACACTCCCTgaaaaaacacgtttttattCTGCTATTggatttaaactttttaaatttaactaataGACTATTATCGTAATTAAAATATAGCACATACTTATTGCTTTTTtggtatattataatatttacaactgTTTAAGGATACCTAagataagtaatattttatgttctgAATTTGTGCACAGATAAGatagcatataattttttttataattaatatataatgtCGTTATTTTTCTGCTTCTTCACATACTATACGCCCATGCCATGTTAATAAAGCTCTGCATCATGAGATGCAAGTGAGTGTTTCTTGCATGACGTCACAGTAAGCTGTTGCGGGGGAAAAACCGGCTTACACTCTGAGAGTGTGTTGCATTCAGGTCAGCAGCTCAGTAACTTATTGTAAAAATGTCTTAGTGTAGGCAACTATACTGAGAATTCATGTCAACTTTAATCTGGTAATAGTAGTTTCACagaattgatgaaatgattaaacgaaagaaaaatatattttttgttcgtCCAactaaatgtgaaattttttggAATCATTTTGTTAGAACTATTAAAACCAACGTTTCTCTCACTAaacattttttgtataaattttcaaaGTGTCTTTAGATTCTTAGTACTTTCTTAAGCGTGATGTACAGGCTATGCCAAAATAAGCTGGTGCATATATATTTACACAATGAACCAAAAGAGCATAAAAATAATGCTTGTAAAGTAGGCTTTCAATAATAGTAATTAATGAATTTACTTAACCAATTAGTGTTTTACTAACTGTAGTTTAACATGTATTTGGCTTGTTTATGCTAGTATTATTAATGTGTAAATGTGttgaacaaacatattattttaccAGCTAACTCTTGCTAGTGGTATTAAAATGTCTTAAGGTAGAAGCATGATTTAGttttaatcatttaaatattattatttaactttaacaAATGCACGTGTCATAGAAACGTGTGCTGAAAGTAATAACATTATTTAACCTATCAGGGTGCTACTTAATACATTTTCCATGTAtctaattaatttacatttattccTTTTCTACAAGCATATTCCATAATTTTCATAATTCATCTTGTAATGTagataacaataataatattcctGCATCTTTAACACCTTATAAAACCGCTAAGTAAGAATTGGCCAAATAAATCAAGACATAAAAGTAGTTGCGTGATAAAcgataaatatattaatatgtcGTTTAGTATGCTGTTACATGAAATTACATAtgtattttttgaataaattaggAAATCTACCTTCTCGTAAGagattaatacaattattttagcagttaaaaaattaatttaaaaaaatccaacgtACCTTATTAAACTTCAAATACACATTATtgtaaatactattaaaaatatcaatGTAATTAGTATTTTTCTCTGAAACCTAATGTATTTGAGCTTGAAGTCTTAttgctatataaataattttttaagtttgttttggATACAAGCAGTTTGAGAACCTACAGCAGTCCTTATTCTATTCTAGCGCCAGAAGCATAACGGTTTAAAAGCAAAGTTTTTGTTTGATGCCAACAGTTTAGCACGAAAACAATATTACGGACCTTTTGCAAAATGAATC is from Bacillus rossius redtenbacheri isolate Brsri chromosome 15, Brsri_v3, whole genome shotgun sequence and encodes:
- the LOC134539578 gene encoding ciliary microtubule associated protein 1A-like isoform X1, with protein sequence MGGITQQPWTPTKRRGPIAAEYSSPGPACVTLPSLLGGAIVPDSKRGRAPAFSFGSRHSNKNDSPGPGPKYNITGLSSKGKDNPQASTLHGRPKDHHVDATPAPGDYSPEKLVLDHSPKYTFGLKTQLDKPSTTPAPNVYNIPSVLGHSKEGNMKAAPAFTISGRQKEHPDDRVLTPGPGTYDNAKPENYKSRSPAYSISSRYQLPSDSTQKPGPGAHYPEKVLVHKTWAPAHSFGIKHSPYVALPQVPDEAKRSDK
- the LOC134539578 gene encoding ciliary microtubule associated protein 1A-like isoform X2, producing MGGITQQPWTPTKRRGPIAAEYSSPGPACVTLPSLLGGAIVPDSKRGRAPAFSFGSRHSNKNDSPGPGPKYNITGLSSKGKDNPQASTLHGRPKDHHVDATPAPGDYSPEKLVLDHSPKYTFGLKTQLDKPSTTPAPNVYNIPSVLGHSKEGNMKAAPAFTISGRQKEHPDDRVLTPGPGTYDNAKPENYKSRSPAYSISSRYQLPSDSTQKPGPGAHYPEKARMDGITSHSFGIKHSPYIGNLKGNVY